One window of the Candidatus Dependentiae bacterium genome contains the following:
- a CDS encoding OmpA family protein codes for MKKTLLALLIVIVGLPGCGGKKVKSTKIAKNKVVEIDIPLADDNLRNFFDDEVNDFALLDQEDIIDVEVDEDQHSRHDEFSWAHEAEGDCQVVYFDFDRYALRKDQENAVQKDIEYVKKELKKIAQNGIEPTVVIEGHACHSAGSAVYNLAISEKRAKTVADRFSTEGLSVKTVGRGAEVPAVINGKKVTGNREQQAKNRRAEIKVIYS; via the coding sequence ATGAAAAAGACTCTTCTGGCGTTACTAATAGTAATTGTTGGATTGCCTGGTTGTGGGGGGAAAAAGGTAAAAAGTACCAAAATAGCAAAAAACAAGGTTGTTGAAATCGATATTCCATTAGCCGACGATAATTTACGCAACTTTTTTGATGATGAAGTTAATGATTTTGCCCTTCTTGATCAAGAAGACATTATTGATGTAGAGGTAGATGAAGATCAACACAGTAGGCATGATGAGTTCTCTTGGGCTCACGAAGCCGAAGGTGATTGCCAGGTTGTGTACTTTGACTTCGATCGCTATGCTTTACGCAAGGATCAAGAAAATGCTGTTCAAAAAGACATAGAATATGTCAAAAAAGAACTCAAAAAGATAGCACAAAATGGTATTGAACCAACAGTGGTTATAGAAGGCCATGCTTGTCATTCAGCCGGTTCAGCCGTATATAATTTAGCAATCTCTGAAAAACGTGCAAAAACAGTGGCAGATCGGTTTAGCACTGAAGGGCTCTCTGTCAAAACAGTTGGTCGTGGTGCAGAAGTCCCTGCGGTAATTAATGGTAAGAAAGTTACCGGTAATCGCGAACAACAAGCAAAAAATCGTCGCGCAGAGATCAAAGTTATCTATAGCTAA
- a CDS encoding Rne/Rng family ribonuclease translates to MKKILINDNSWQTRIAITRDGKLQNLYFSAHAQESLERAFFKGIILKVLPGIQTAFVEIGQEKAGFLHISEIDRELALSEMSKNLQLEDEEEQVERKVHQKKDISKIFHEGDEVLVQVSKEPIYEKGAKLTTCYTLPGRFIVLMPNIPRIGVSKKIAEKEERYRLKDIVRSHLPEGMGAIIRTTSEGRNEQEIIKDLNYLVRKWKTIEDAFEKAKGDHTVCKLHEDIPLPLQIVRDHLDDDVEEIITDNKQNQTNIYNFIKSIAPEYSQKIKLYTGDRSIFTHYDIEKQITQALDKKVSLKSGGSLIIETTEAMTVVDVNTGKFIGKKSMEDTILQTNIEAAEEIVRQLKLRNIGGLIVIDFIDMTVSANKQKLSRFFEKTLREQDKFQSVLLKISEFGLVQMTRKRSGKTLIQQLTDDCPTCKGSGFVPSVQTECYALLRNLQQDLTDLKDKTSVTVMVHPTLFDYISSIEYNAILELEKKYHIKITIATEPSLALNTYKIEKK, encoded by the coding sequence ATGAAAAAAATACTAATTAACGATAATTCGTGGCAAACCCGTATTGCTATTACACGGGATGGTAAATTACAAAATTTATACTTCTCTGCCCATGCACAAGAGAGTTTAGAGCGAGCATTTTTTAAGGGAATTATCCTTAAAGTGCTACCTGGTATCCAAACCGCCTTTGTGGAAATTGGCCAAGAAAAAGCTGGTTTTTTACACATATCAGAAATTGATCGTGAACTTGCATTGTCCGAAATGAGTAAAAATTTACAACTTGAGGATGAAGAAGAACAAGTCGAACGCAAGGTTCATCAAAAAAAAGATATCAGTAAAATATTCCATGAAGGAGATGAGGTCCTTGTACAAGTAAGCAAAGAACCTATTTATGAAAAAGGTGCAAAACTTACTACTTGTTATACATTGCCAGGTAGATTTATTGTGCTGATGCCAAATATCCCACGTATTGGCGTATCGAAAAAAATTGCAGAAAAAGAAGAACGTTATCGCCTCAAAGATATTGTGCGTTCACATTTGCCAGAAGGAATGGGAGCCATTATCCGTACCACCTCAGAGGGGCGTAATGAACAAGAAATAATCAAAGATTTAAACTATTTGGTCAGAAAATGGAAAACCATTGAAGATGCATTTGAAAAGGCAAAAGGCGATCATACGGTTTGTAAACTCCATGAAGACATTCCACTACCACTGCAAATTGTCCGAGATCATCTGGATGATGATGTAGAAGAAATCATTACTGACAATAAACAAAATCAAACTAATATTTATAACTTTATTAAGTCAATAGCGCCCGAGTATAGCCAAAAAATAAAACTTTACACCGGTGATCGAAGCATCTTCACTCATTATGATATTGAGAAACAAATAACTCAAGCTCTTGATAAGAAGGTGTCACTTAAATCCGGCGGGTCACTTATTATTGAAACTACAGAGGCTATGACTGTTGTTGACGTCAATACGGGTAAATTTATTGGTAAGAAGAGTATGGAAGATACTATTCTACAAACCAATATTGAGGCTGCAGAAGAGATTGTGCGCCAGTTAAAACTGCGCAATATTGGAGGTCTGATTGTCATAGACTTTATCGACATGACGGTTTCTGCGAATAAACAAAAACTATCTCGTTTTTTTGAAAAAACACTACGCGAACAAGATAAGTTTCAATCGGTTCTTTTAAAGATATCGGAATTCGGCCTTGTCCAAATGACTCGCAAACGCTCAGGCAAAACCCTTATACAGCAATTGACTGACGATTGTCCAACTTGCAAGGGGTCTGGTTTTGTCCCATCAGTACAAACTGAATGCTATGCCTTATTGCGCAACTTACAGCAAGATTTAACCGATTTGAAGGATAAAACATCGGTTACCGTAATGGTACATCCAACACTATTCGATTATATCTCATCTATTGAATATAATGCCATTTTGGAACTTGAAAAAAAATATCACATCAAAATTACAATAGCTACTGAGCCTTCATTAGCATTGAATACATACAAAATCGAAAAAAAATGA
- the gatB gene encoding Asp-tRNA(Asn)/Glu-tRNA(Gln) amidotransferase subunit GatB: MAKTGSILDQYPEYEITIGMEVHVQLATKSKIFCASKNEVTKDPNSHICHICAGHPGVLPVLNKEVINYAILAGLATHCKIAEKSSFDRKHYFYPDLPKNYQITQNYEPICIDGYVPIRLDNGSVKKIRLMRIHIEEDAGKNIHSDYSNESFVDLNRAGTPLLEIVSYPDISSAEETKAYLKELRSIVQYLHICSGNMEEGAFRADTNISVRKKGAKQFGTRCELKNINSFKFISDAIEYEVARHIDILENGGKIKQETRLWDTKNKKTIPMRSKEEAADYRYLPDPDLPIIEVNGVWIEHMQKLLPELPYQKFERLCHQGLSPYEAEILVDNLEIANYYDDAHKITQSKQLINWVLRDLMGYLKEQKIELIQCKVTPDKLATIIDMLEQDKINNHAAKEVFLIVAQTGQDPEAVVKEKGLEQVGASEELEHIIQKIVHDNPSQTADYKSGNQRIFAFFVGQAMKQTAGKGNPKIIQELLKKYLQ, from the coding sequence ATGGCAAAGACAGGATCTATTCTTGATCAATATCCTGAATATGAAATAACTATAGGCATGGAAGTACATGTCCAGCTAGCTACAAAAAGTAAGATTTTTTGTGCAAGCAAAAATGAAGTTACTAAGGACCCTAATAGTCATATTTGCCATATATGCGCGGGACATCCCGGCGTGCTCCCTGTACTAAATAAAGAAGTGATTAACTATGCTATTCTTGCCGGACTTGCCACTCATTGCAAAATAGCTGAAAAATCAAGTTTTGATCGCAAACATTATTTTTATCCTGATCTGCCAAAAAACTATCAGATTACTCAAAACTATGAACCTATTTGTATTGATGGATATGTACCTATTCGTTTAGACAATGGTAGCGTTAAAAAAATTAGACTTATGCGCATACACATAGAAGAAGACGCAGGAAAAAATATCCATTCTGACTATAGTAATGAAAGCTTTGTGGATCTAAACCGTGCTGGTACCCCATTACTGGAAATTGTAAGTTATCCTGACATTTCTAGTGCTGAAGAAACAAAAGCATACTTAAAGGAATTACGCTCCATTGTACAATATTTGCATATTTGCTCAGGTAATATGGAAGAAGGTGCATTTCGCGCAGACACAAATATATCTGTCCGTAAAAAAGGAGCAAAACAATTTGGAACCCGCTGTGAATTGAAAAATATTAACTCTTTTAAGTTTATTAGTGACGCAATTGAATATGAAGTCGCACGCCATATCGATATATTAGAAAATGGTGGCAAGATTAAACAAGAAACACGACTGTGGGATACTAAGAACAAAAAAACAATTCCTATGCGCTCAAAAGAAGAAGCTGCTGATTATCGTTATTTACCAGATCCTGATTTACCAATTATAGAAGTAAATGGCGTCTGGATTGAGCATATGCAAAAACTGCTTCCAGAATTACCATATCAAAAATTTGAACGACTTTGCCACCAAGGCCTTAGTCCATATGAAGCAGAAATACTCGTAGATAATCTTGAAATTGCAAACTACTATGATGACGCACATAAAATTACCCAAAGCAAACAATTAATTAATTGGGTACTACGTGATCTCATGGGATACTTAAAAGAACAAAAAATTGAGCTTATTCAATGCAAAGTTACCCCTGATAAACTTGCCACAATTATTGATATGCTTGAGCAAGATAAAATCAATAATCATGCAGCTAAAGAAGTATTTTTAATCGTTGCACAAACAGGTCAAGACCCAGAGGCTGTAGTTAAAGAAAAAGGACTTGAGCAAGTAGGCGCATCTGAAGAGCTTGAACATATTATACAAAAAATAGTACATGATAATCCTAGTCAAACGGCAGATTACAAATCTGGTAATCAACGTATCTTTGCATTTTTTGTTGGTCAAGCAATGAAGCAAACGGCTGGAAAAGGCAATCCAAAAATCATACAAGAATTACTCAAAAAGTACTTGCAGTAA
- a CDS encoding deoxyribodipyrimidine photo-lyase yields the protein MSVKPYKKSLFIFRRDLRLQDNNGLTAALQQSDCVIPCFIFDLQQIGPQNKFRSFNAIQFMLESLQDLDKQLKTKKGKLYIFKGNPKNIVSKLIKQEKIDAVFLNRDYTPFSTKRDKTIAQICIKKKVEFFTYNDLLLTEPDDIKTGKGTPYTIFTPFFKKAIHRKIINPKKLPRGNFLTGNITGSQSVHMYKYVVKKENKKLHVHGGTIQGKKILESLGIYKNYKKTKDFPSLDTTNLSAYLKFGCISVREAFYAIEEKLGKHHPLIRQLYWRDFFTHVAFHFPFVFGAPYHEKYKKLWWSKSNVYFNAWSKGNTGFPIVDAGMRQLNETGFMHNRVRMIVASFLTKDLHINWLKGEKYFAQQLVDYDPAINNGNWQWSASTGCDAQPYFRIFNPWTQQKKFDPDCIYIKTWIPELRHIPNKIIHTWSKNTHQPIKNYPRPIVDHTIENRKTKLLYKKVG from the coding sequence ATATCGGTAAAACCATACAAAAAAAGTTTATTTATATTTAGACGTGACTTACGCCTACAAGACAATAACGGGCTTACTGCAGCCCTACAACAATCTGATTGTGTCATCCCTTGTTTTATTTTTGATCTACAACAAATTGGACCTCAAAATAAATTCCGTAGCTTCAATGCTATACAATTTATGCTTGAATCATTGCAAGATCTAGATAAACAACTAAAAACAAAAAAAGGTAAACTCTATATATTCAAAGGTAACCCTAAAAATATTGTGAGCAAACTAATCAAACAAGAAAAAATAGATGCTGTTTTTCTTAATCGTGATTATACCCCATTTAGTACTAAACGCGATAAGACCATTGCGCAAATATGTATAAAAAAGAAAGTTGAGTTCTTTACATATAATGATCTACTACTCACAGAACCAGATGATATAAAAACAGGCAAAGGGACTCCGTACACTATATTCACACCATTTTTTAAAAAAGCAATACATAGAAAAATTATTAATCCAAAAAAACTTCCTCGCGGAAATTTTCTGACAGGAAATATTACTGGTTCGCAATCAGTGCATATGTATAAATATGTCGTAAAAAAAGAAAATAAAAAATTACATGTACACGGTGGAACAATCCAGGGTAAAAAAATATTAGAATCGCTCGGTATTTATAAAAATTACAAAAAAACAAAAGACTTTCCTTCCCTAGACACTACTAATCTTTCTGCCTACTTAAAATTCGGCTGCATTTCTGTACGTGAAGCTTTTTATGCTATTGAAGAAAAACTTGGTAAGCATCACCCATTAATTAGGCAATTATACTGGCGTGATTTTTTTACACATGTTGCCTTTCATTTTCCGTTTGTATTTGGTGCACCATATCATGAAAAATATAAAAAACTATGGTGGTCAAAAAGTAATGTATATTTTAATGCATGGTCTAAAGGAAATACCGGTTTTCCTATTGTTGACGCAGGTATGCGACAACTAAATGAAACAGGGTTTATGCATAATAGGGTACGTATGATTGTAGCATCATTTTTAACTAAAGACTTACATATAAATTGGTTAAAGGGAGAAAAATATTTTGCTCAACAACTTGTTGACTATGATCCAGCAATTAATAATGGAAATTGGCAATGGTCAGCATCAACAGGATGCGATGCTCAACCATATTTCCGTATTTTTAATCCTTGGACACAACAAAAAAAATTTGATCCTGATTGTATCTATATAAAGACATGGATCCCGGAACTAAGACATATACCCAATAAAATTATACATACGTGGTCTAAAAATACACATCAACCAATAAAAAACTACCCACGCCCAATAGTCGATCATACTATTGAAAACAGAAAAACAAAATTACTGTATAAGAAAGTAGGTTAA
- a CDS encoding A/G-specific adenine glycosylase: MQLTKDKILSFQSFIWQFYHTQGRSFAWRNINNPYCILVSEIMLQQTQTYRVTPKYEQFIDLFPNFIVLAHAPLRHVLAAWQGLGYNRRGKYLQEIAQKVMCEFEGQLPNDQDALKTFPGIGPNTAGSICAFAFNMPVVFIETNIRAVFLHSFFRGKQDVHDKELLPLISATLDHNNPREWYYALMDYGVLLKKMHPNPSRNSKHHAVQTKFEGSDRQIRGNIIKILVEQQIVTKEQLLILLKQEEHRINTIITQLSNDGLIKQEGNQLYI; this comes from the coding sequence ATGCAACTGACTAAAGACAAGATTCTTTCATTTCAAAGTTTTATCTGGCAATTTTACCATACGCAAGGGCGCAGCTTTGCTTGGCGCAACATCAACAATCCGTATTGTATTTTAGTTTCAGAAATTATGTTGCAACAAACGCAGACATATCGTGTGACGCCCAAATATGAACAGTTTATTGATCTGTTTCCAAATTTTATTGTACTTGCACATGCGCCACTCAGGCATGTACTTGCCGCATGGCAAGGCTTAGGATACAATCGCCGTGGTAAATATTTGCAAGAAATTGCACAAAAAGTTATGTGTGAATTTGAAGGGCAATTGCCTAATGATCAAGACGCATTAAAGACTTTTCCTGGTATTGGCCCAAATACTGCAGGATCAATTTGTGCATTTGCATTCAATATGCCAGTTGTTTTTATAGAGACAAATATTCGCGCGGTATTTTTACATAGTTTTTTTCGTGGTAAACAAGATGTGCATGATAAAGAATTATTACCGCTTATTAGTGCCACACTCGATCATAATAATCCGCGTGAATGGTATTATGCATTGATGGATTATGGCGTATTGTTGAAAAAAATGCACCCTAATCCAAGTCGTAATAGTAAGCATCATGCGGTGCAAACTAAATTTGAAGGATCAGATAGGCAAATTCGTGGCAATATTATTAAGATACTTGTTGAGCAACAGATTGTTACCAAAGAACAGTTGTTGATATTACTCAAACAAGAAGAGCATCGTATAAATACTATAATTACACAGTTATCTAATGATGGGTTAATTAAGCAAGAAGGCAATCAGCTATATATTTAA
- a CDS encoding L-lactate dehydrogenase has product MNHKKIAIIGAGSVGTTTAYALILYNTPAEIILIDIDHNRCKGEVLDLADTIGFSSTPGIYSGTCQDACNADIIVIAAGARQKPGQKRSELLETNKKVVEAVLDQLRFVQKHAIVIMVTNPLDPLTWYAQEKLSLPRAQIFGTGTFLDSQRLQGILSQKLNISRESIQAYILGEHGDMQFPAWSITRINEKPLAMFNLSEETLNTIAQETRNKAYEIISCKGATFYGIATCVAIICHAIIFDKKFILPLSIYLENFGVCMSMPAILGKQGIEQVLDITLNSHEQESLARAATVLKNMLK; this is encoded by the coding sequence ATGAATCATAAAAAAATTGCTATTATTGGTGCAGGTTCAGTCGGAACAACAACTGCATATGCATTAATTCTATACAACACACCCGCAGAAATTATCTTGATTGATATTGATCACAACCGCTGCAAAGGAGAAGTTCTAGATCTAGCTGACACTATTGGATTCTCAAGCACGCCTGGTATATATAGCGGAACATGCCAAGATGCTTGCAATGCTGATATTATTGTTATTGCCGCAGGAGCACGCCAAAAACCTGGGCAAAAACGCTCTGAATTATTAGAAACTAATAAAAAAGTTGTTGAAGCAGTACTTGATCAACTTAGATTCGTACAAAAACATGCCATAGTTATTATGGTTACCAATCCGCTTGATCCCTTAACTTGGTATGCACAAGAAAAATTAAGTTTACCTCGCGCTCAAATTTTTGGTACGGGTACATTTCTGGATTCACAACGGTTACAAGGAATACTGTCACAGAAGCTCAATATTTCCCGTGAATCAATTCAAGCATATATCCTGGGCGAGCACGGAGATATGCAGTTTCCTGCTTGGTCAATTACGCGTATTAATGAAAAACCATTAGCTATGTTTAATCTATCCGAAGAAACTCTCAATACCATTGCACAAGAAACACGCAATAAAGCATATGAGATTATCTCATGCAAAGGCGCCACATTTTATGGTATTGCCACGTGTGTTGCTATTATATGCCATGCAATAATATTTGATAAAAAATTTATACTTCCATTATCGATATATCTTGAAAACTTTGGCGTATGTATGAGCATGCCGGCAATCCTTGGCAAACAAGGCATTGAACAAGTTTTGGATATTACTTTAAATTCCCATGAGCAAGAGAGCCTAGCTCGTGCTGCCACAGTCTTAAAAAATATGCTCAAGTAA
- a CDS encoding pitrilysin family protein, with product MHKYIWFGIGGMCMVWFLSNYGKVDDTMNKGNDVQSHVIKRVLDNGMTILVRPVHHVPKVSVQLWYNVGSKDEKTGEKGLAHLIEHMIFKGTDTLSESDINVATHMLSGSCNAFTSYDYTGYLFNMPKHNWTETLPIMADCMRNCRFDTNMLNSEMKAVIQELKMYRDNYSASLFEHLVSTIFEEHPYHYPIIGYKQDLWGASSDVLHKFYKKHYVPNNAALVVVGDVNPEEVYALAKKHFAVIAADTTYKKAQNYLNKDIASKSITLYRDLQQPMVAYAFTVPGLQEKKDHILNLIAWVLGKGKSSRLYKKLVNELQLATSVSADSDDLFEHGIFFIACEPKRIADIAEIERVIKQELLNIIQEGFTEQEVSRAVKQTEMSLYNLLENLESQAYQIGKYFWATGDENYAFNYLQQQSNAQLQEAMQEMVAKYFRPSVMHRGEILPLAQEEIDVWAELQTESDAEDNRILDAHPRSTPIEPAVYANNLKVGEPGVFNFPKPQIITLSNGLKVLYHHNSNTPKIDVMLQLKARSCYDPQQKQGLYTFMADMLTEGTTRYSAEQLADIVESRGMGLGAYPGGVSMYMTHEDFGFGMQMLHEVLSNASFDEQHMEKVRAQVLADIKNYWDEPWSFSGQLLREQLYKNHPYSKNSMGVRQVIEQISHDDLYNFYKQVVTPEGATLAIVGNLDGYNIKKELEQTIGKWHGQKVNDIEFPSLCSVEPAEVNYPINRDQVVLCFAGLSIDRKHPDYDKLLLFDQIFGGGALGSMSSRLFQLREQSGLFYRINGSLVAGADEQPGVVLVKTIVSMDRLAEAEKVIKQAIDMVPDTLTEQELNEAKRAIANTLIDQFASNRGIAHMFLLADRYGFAPDFFDKRAEQLAHITLADIQQAVKKIMSSDKLITLRVGRVEKQLG from the coding sequence ATGCATAAGTATATTTGGTTTGGCATAGGGGGTATGTGTATGGTATGGTTTTTGAGTAATTATGGGAAGGTAGATGATACAATGAACAAGGGTAATGACGTGCAATCACATGTTATAAAAAGGGTCCTGGATAATGGAATGACTATACTGGTCAGGCCCGTCCATCATGTTCCAAAGGTCTCTGTGCAGCTTTGGTATAACGTTGGGTCGAAGGATGAGAAAACAGGTGAAAAAGGGCTCGCACATTTGATTGAGCATATGATTTTTAAAGGTACTGATACACTGTCAGAATCTGATATTAATGTAGCGACTCACATGCTTTCTGGTAGTTGTAATGCTTTTACCTCGTATGATTATACTGGCTACCTATTTAATATGCCTAAACATAATTGGACAGAAACGCTGCCTATAATGGCAGATTGTATGCGTAACTGTCGTTTTGATACAAATATGCTTAATTCAGAAATGAAAGCGGTTATTCAAGAGCTTAAAATGTATCGAGACAACTATAGTGCTAGTCTATTTGAACACCTTGTTTCTACTATTTTTGAGGAACACCCATATCACTATCCAATAATAGGGTATAAACAAGATCTGTGGGGAGCTTCAAGTGATGTGTTGCATAAATTTTATAAAAAACATTATGTGCCCAATAATGCAGCATTAGTAGTAGTGGGTGATGTTAACCCTGAAGAAGTATATGCATTAGCAAAAAAACATTTTGCGGTAATAGCTGCAGATACAACGTATAAAAAAGCACAGAATTATCTCAATAAAGATATTGCATCAAAATCTATTACTCTCTATCGCGATTTGCAACAACCAATGGTTGCATATGCATTTACCGTGCCAGGATTACAAGAAAAAAAAGATCATATTTTAAATTTGATTGCTTGGGTTCTGGGTAAGGGTAAAAGTTCTCGTTTATATAAAAAATTGGTTAATGAATTACAACTTGCTACTTCAGTTAGTGCGGATAGCGATGATTTATTTGAGCATGGTATTTTTTTTATAGCATGCGAACCAAAGCGCATCGCAGATATTGCAGAGATTGAGCGGGTTATCAAGCAAGAATTGCTCAATATTATTCAAGAAGGATTTACTGAACAAGAGGTAAGTCGCGCAGTTAAGCAAACAGAAATGAGTTTATATAATTTACTTGAAAATCTAGAGAGTCAAGCATATCAAATTGGTAAATATTTTTGGGCAACAGGTGATGAGAATTATGCATTTAATTATTTGCAACAACAATCAAATGCTCAGTTGCAAGAAGCGATGCAAGAAATGGTTGCAAAATATTTTCGTCCATCTGTTATGCATAGAGGTGAAATATTGCCACTAGCACAAGAAGAAATTGATGTTTGGGCTGAATTGCAAACTGAGTCTGATGCAGAAGATAATCGTATATTAGACGCGCATCCACGCTCAACTCCAATTGAACCTGCAGTATATGCCAACAATTTAAAGGTGGGTGAGCCGGGAGTATTTAATTTCCCAAAACCACAAATAATTACACTCTCCAATGGTCTAAAGGTTCTATATCATCATAATTCAAATACCCCAAAAATAGATGTTATGCTACAACTTAAGGCACGTTCTTGTTATGATCCCCAGCAAAAACAAGGGCTCTATACTTTTATGGCAGACATGTTAACAGAGGGTACGACGCGTTATTCTGCAGAGCAACTGGCAGACATTGTAGAATCTCGTGGTATGGGACTTGGTGCATATCCAGGGGGTGTTTCTATGTATATGACTCATGAAGACTTTGGCTTTGGTATGCAAATGCTACATGAGGTACTCAGCAATGCTTCTTTTGATGAACAGCATATGGAAAAGGTTCGCGCTCAAGTACTTGCGGATATAAAAAATTATTGGGATGAACCTTGGAGTTTTTCTGGTCAATTATTGCGAGAGCAATTATATAAAAATCATCCATATAGTAAAAATAGTATGGGTGTTAGACAGGTTATTGAACAAATTTCTCATGATGATCTATATAATTTTTATAAACAGGTCGTAACTCCCGAAGGAGCTACGCTTGCAATTGTCGGTAATTTAGATGGTTACAATATCAAAAAAGAGCTCGAGCAAACTATTGGCAAGTGGCATGGGCAAAAAGTAAATGATATAGAGTTTCCTAGTTTGTGTAGTGTTGAGCCTGCAGAAGTCAATTACCCTATCAACAGGGATCAGGTTGTGCTGTGTTTTGCGGGTCTTTCAATAGATCGCAAGCACCCTGATTATGATAAATTATTATTATTTGATCAAATTTTTGGCGGAGGGGCTCTTGGTTCCATGAGTTCTCGTTTATTTCAACTACGTGAGCAATCAGGTTTATTTTACCGTATCAATGGCTCGCTTGTGGCTGGAGCAGATGAGCAACCAGGGGTAGTTTTGGTCAAAACTATTGTATCTATGGATCGTTTAGCAGAAGCAGAAAAGGTTATTAAGCAAGCAATTGATATGGTACCAGATACATTAACAGAACAAGAGCTTAATGAAGCAAAGCGCGCAATAGCTAATACGCTGATCGATCAATTTGCATCTAATCGTGGTATAGCGCATATGTTCCTATTGGCTGACCGTTATGGATTTGCACCAGATTTTTTTGACAAACGTGCAGAACAATTGGCACATATAACATTGGCCGATATTCAACAAGCAGTTAAAAAAATAATGAGTTCTGACAAATTAATTACATTGCGCGTTGGCCGTGTTGAAAAGCAATTAGGCTAA
- a CDS encoding ComEC/Rec2 family competence protein, with the protein MIKEAFIELLKTLPPLSIATLALILGIITQQYLPGIAIFILSTILIIIVPLLIYKNTLSPKSIKAIALFVIVFLSGAISSIYQQSSYDHFYHITQEKPFTLIGSITDLEETPHNTMHKQVTIKINEIQPHTSSWQNYSGSLYIYTNNTDKLNIGDQICIHNILCKKTKNNSFVTYLIKQGIAGCVFVKNLNYYLIHPSPKSWRYWIHTIRNQILKQCAKKLKNTTSSLFASLFLGNKNNYKKELEPMTHQFQMWGLSHYLARSGLHLVIFIALWHMLLSILPVALILKQFILLALTFLYAALSWSSISFIRALSTFTLFKICTLNKRQGHVTHLLTLVCIITLLINPIQLFFLDFQLSFMLTFALTWFNYMQSKKLT; encoded by the coding sequence ATGATCAAAGAAGCATTTATAGAACTCCTTAAGACACTACCCCCTTTATCCATTGCCACCCTTGCACTTATCCTGGGCATTATAACCCAGCAGTATTTACCCGGTATAGCAATTTTTATATTGAGCACCATATTGATAATTATAGTTCCCCTTTTGATATACAAAAATACATTATCCCCAAAGTCCATCAAAGCAATTGCGCTTTTTGTCATTGTTTTTTTGAGTGGAGCAATAAGCTCAATCTACCAACAGAGTAGTTATGACCACTTTTATCATATAACACAAGAAAAGCCCTTTACACTTATCGGAAGCATAACTGACCTAGAAGAGACCCCTCATAATACCATGCACAAGCAGGTGACTATAAAAATCAATGAAATACAACCACATACTAGCTCATGGCAAAATTATTCAGGAAGCTTATACATATATACGAATAACACAGATAAGTTAAATATAGGTGATCAAATTTGCATACATAATATTCTTTGTAAAAAAACAAAAAACAATTCATTTGTCACTTATCTTATTAAACAAGGTATCGCTGGTTGCGTATTTGTAAAAAATCTAAATTATTACTTGATACATCCATCACCAAAATCTTGGAGATACTGGATTCATACAATCAGAAATCAAATACTTAAGCAATGTGCAAAAAAATTAAAAAATACCACATCAAGCCTGTTTGCATCGCTATTTTTAGGCAATAAAAATAATTATAAAAAAGAATTGGAACCCATGACACATCAGTTTCAAATGTGGGGGTTATCGCACTATTTGGCAAGATCCGGGCTACATCTAGTTATCTTTATAGCATTGTGGCATATGTTATTATCCATTCTTCCAGTAGCACTTATCCTAAAACAATTTATATTGCTGGCTCTTACTTTTCTATACGCAGCTCTTAGTTGGTCAAGCATCTCTTTTATACGAGCATTATCAACATTCACACTTTTTAAAATATGCACACTCAATAAAAGACAAGGACATGTTACACACCTACTAACACTTGTATGCATTATTACGCTTTTGATAAACCCAATTCAATTATTTTTCTTAGACTTTCAATTGAGCTTTATGCTTACCTTTGCACTAACATGGTTTAATTATATGCAGAGCAAGAAATTGACTTAA